A window of Rhodothermales bacterium genomic DNA:
TCTGGTCATTTTGACGCCGACGAGCTGTATGCGAAACTGAAGGAGAGCGGCGTTCGCGTAAGCCGGGCGACGGTGTACAACACACTGGACCTTCTCATAGACTGTGACCTGGTCGTCAAGCATCAGTTTGGCAACAAACAGGCGAAGTATGAGCGCGCCTACAGCTACTGGCAGCACGACCACCTGATCTGCATGGACTGCAATGAGCTCTTCGAATTCTGCGATCCCAGGATCCAGAGTATTCAGGAAATGGTGGCCGAGATCTACGACTTCGAGGTCAAGCACCACTCCCTGCACATCTACGGGCATTGCAAGAGGAGTAACTGCCCGAACCGAACGGCTGTCAGGGATTCCTGACAGTTCACCAGAGCAGGCTAAAATCTGTGGACATGTTCTGGTCCACGCCCTATTTTGCCGCATAGTCCGAACACTGTCTTCGACAGCATTTTCTTCACGACCGTCTGTGTCAAAAGCTGCATTCATAGCTGCCGTATTTGTCCTGGGCGCTGCGTCAGCCACCCTGTTCAGCGTTCGGTTGAGCTATTTCAGTGTTCAGCCGAAGGGGGAGAACTTCGAGATTGCCTGGCAGGCAGACGTGGAGGACGGCGTTTCGGCATATGAGCTGCACCGGCGCACCACGACCACGAACA
This region includes:
- a CDS encoding transcriptional repressor, yielding MSLIPKRQQEEVRRIFSDFLKDGNQRQTPERFTILEEVYQTSGHFDADELYAKLKESGVRVSRATVYNTLDLLIDCDLVVKHQFGNKQAKYERAYSYWQHDHLICMDCNELFEFCDPRIQSIQEMVAEIYDFEVKHHSLHIYGHCKRSNCPNRTAVRDS